The Zonotrichia albicollis isolate bZonAlb1 chromosome 6, bZonAlb1.hap1, whole genome shotgun sequence genome window below encodes:
- the CLEC14A gene encoding LOW QUALITY PROTEIN: C-type lectin domain family 14 member A (The sequence of the model RefSeq protein was modified relative to this genomic sequence to represent the inferred CDS: inserted 1 base in 1 codon; deleted 2 bases in 1 codon): MPRSATAPDTFPPAGPGXGHGSGVGAGERRRGQQRPAQAGAERQHSRRGSPRPSALRPAAGMRRAGPWCLLLAAACALGRSPPPPRAAVRCLAAGACFSAHLANVSYAEARGACDQRRGSLAWVTGEQELDLLLDLLANAAVPVPAPAPAVFWVGLKRSASACTHNEQPLRGFSWEGVRGGTAPQEVPAALGQWWQEPLPSCLTARCAGLHLAPEPEDDRRWGWKEQVCRLKSPGYLCKYQYEGACPDLRPAGALEFGYRLPFEEHSGGPGFSPPGTVLTVACPGGEVRLTCQPEPGGFAWKAAEKPLCPCLFGRTTPDSGRCAEAAGCRDAAGGFACACIPGGPDGTPCPGTGPGPTTTGGPAEPSGARAEGQRPSIPTPGGSTEQPATAAAGGEKTAAPPPSSSSSSSSNYVFILVTVAVVVLVILVMTVLGVFKICFNKKSEGRGDKEPPEAGSKAEAGSAEPSGAAGGE, from the exons ATGCCAAGGTCAGCCACGGCTCCCGACACGTTTCCTCCGGCAGGTCCGG AGGGCCATGGCAGCGGGGTCGGCGCTGGAGAGCGACGGCGCGGGCAGCAGAGGCCAGCCCAAGCCGGGGCCGAACGCCAGCATAGCCGCAGGGGCAGCCCGCGCCCCTCAGCCCTCCGC CCCGCCGCCGGCATGAGGCGGGCCGGGCCCTGgtgcctgctcctggctgcGGCCTGCGCCCTGGGCCGGagcccgccgcccccgcgggCCGCCGTGCGCTGCCTGGCCGCCGGCGCCTGCTTCAGCGCCCACCTCGCCAACGTCTCGTACGCCGAGGCCCGCGGCGCCTGCGACCAGCGGCGGGGCAGCCTCGCCTGGGTCACCGGCGAACAGGAGCTGGACCTGCTGCTGGACCTGCTGGCAAACGCGGCGGTGCCCGTGCCCGCGCCCGCGCCCGCAGTGTTCTGGGTCGGGCTGAAAAGGAGCGCGTCCGCCTGCACCCACAACGAGCAGCCGCTCCGCGGCTTCTCCTGGGAGGGCGTCCGGGGTGGGACGGCCCCGCAGGAGGTGCCGGCTGCGCTCGGCCAGTGGTGGCAGGAGCCCCTGCCGTCGTGCCTCACCGCCCGCTGCGCTGGGCTGCACCTGGCTCCTGAGCCTGAGGACGACCGCAGATggggctggaaggagcaggTCTGCCGGCTGAAAAGCCCGGGCTACCTCTGCAAGTACCAGTACGAGGGTGCCTGCCCCGACCTCCGTCCCGCGGGCGCCCTTGAGTTCGGCTATCGGCTCCCCTTCGAGGAGCACAGCGGCGGCCCCGGTTTCAGCCCACCGGGCACCGTGCTGACAGTGGCGTGTCCCGGCGGGGAGGTGCGGCTCACCTGCCAGCCCGAGCCGGGCGGCTTCGCCTGGAAGGCGGCAGAGAagcccctctgcccctgcctctTCGGCCGCACGACCCCCGACAGCGGGCGGTGCGCCGAGGCCGCCGGGTGCCGCGATGCCGCCGGCGGCTTCGCCTGTGCCTGCATCCCGGGCGGCCCGGACGGAACTCCCTGCCCGGGCACGGGGCCGGGCCCCACCACTACAGGTGGCCCCGCCGAACCGTCGGGTGCCAGGGCGGAGGGGCAGCGTCCTTCTATCCCGACACCCGGTGGTTCCACAGAGCAGCCCGCCACGGCCGCCGCCGGCGGAGAGAAGACAGCTGCTCcgccgccttcctcctcctcctcctcttcttccaaCTACGTTTTCATCCTGGTGACGGTCGCTGTGGTGGTGCTGGTCATCCTGGTCATGACCGTCCTGGGGGTGTTCAAAATCTGCTTTAACAAGAAGTCCGAGGGCCGCGGGGACAAGGAGCCGCCGGAGGCCGGCAGCAAGGCGGAGGCAGGCTCCGCGGAGCCCAGCGGAGCAGCGGGCGGCGAATAG